The window AACACAAACCGAAACATGATCAATCGCCTTCTTTAAGTCTTTTAAACTAACTGTAGCTTTCATGGATTTATCCCCCTGTTCGATAGTTGTCCACAATAATCTTATTACTATTACTACTCTTTTTATTTATTTAAAAAAATAGAAGGAGTAGTAGTAGAGAAAAAATCTGTGGATATCTCTCCTTTTTCCTATAACTTTGACAAAAACAATGATAAAAGATTAGGTTTTATTTTGTGAAGTGATTGTGGAAGGAATGTGATTAACTTCCTTCTCGCTGTATTTTTTCTATTATTCCACTAATTTCTTGTGAAAGCTGTGGATTATTTTCCATGTCAGTTTTAATTTTTTCATAAGCGTGAAGAACAGTTGTATGATCTCTCCCACCAAACTCTTCTCCAATAGCCGGGAGGGAATAACTGGTCAGGGAACGGGTGATGTACATGGCTATCTGCCTCGGAAAGGCTACTTCCCTGGTTCTCTTCTTAGCTCGCATTAGTCCTGGTTTTATTGAGTAATGTTCTGACACGACCCTCTGGATAGTGCTCACACTGATTTTCTTAGCAACAGTTTTTGGGAGGATATCTTTTAATATTTCCTCAGCTATCTCAGGATTAGGACTGATTTGATTCAAAGTGCAATAAGCCTTAATACGAACCAGAGCACCTTCTAATTCTCTAATGTTTGAGGGAATGCGATCAGCAATAAAAAGAATAACTTCATCAGGGATATCAATATGTTCAGTTTCCGCCTTTTTCCTGAGTATAGCAATACGCGTCTCCAAGTCTGGGGGTTGGATGTCGGCCAACAATCCCCATTCAAAACGAGAACGTAATCGATCTTCAAGAGTAGGTATTTCCTTTGGTGGACGATCGCTGGTAAGAACAATTTGCTTTAAAGCATCATGGAGAGTATTAAAAGTATGAAAAAATTCTTCTTGAGTTCTCTCTTTGCCGGCTAAAAATTGAATATCATCAATAAGAAGAACGTCAACATTACGGTATTTTTGACGAAAATCCTCAGTCTTATCGTCCCTTATGGAATTGATTAACTCATTGGTGAATTTTTCAGAAGAAGAATAGACAATACGAGCTGATTGATTTTTTTTTAATACCTGGTGCCCAATTGCGTGCATTAAGTGTGTTTTTCCTAAACCGACTCCCCCATAGATGAAAAGGGGATTGTACGATTTAGCAGGGCTTTCTGCCACGGCAACCGCAGCAGCGTGGGCAAACTTATTACTATTACCGACAACAAAAGAAGAAAAACTATAACGAGGGTTAAGGTTGGGCTTTTCCCAATCGCTAGATTGAGAAACAAGAATAGGAGTAGGATTTTGAGAAATTGGAGGATAATTATCCACAGAAAGTATAACTTTCAAGTCTGAAATATCTTTCCCAACGGTTTTTGAAAAAGAAAAGCGAAGTAAATCCAAATATTTCTGTTCGACCTTCTCCCGTGCCAAGCCGGAAGGAACACTAAGAATTAATTCATTGTCACGAAAGGAAATAGGATGAATTGTTTCAATCCAAGCTGCATATTCTGGAACCGATAATTGCTTTTCCAAATAAGAGATGGT of the Candidatus Atribacteria bacterium ADurb.Bin276 genome contains:
- the dnaA gene encoding Chromosomal replication initiator protein DnaA, which encodes MNDVSSTLDGLWIKTISYLEKQLSVPEYAAWIETIHPISFRDNELILSVPSGLAREKVEQKYLDLLRFSFSKTVGKDISDLKVILSVDNYPPISQNPTPILVSQSSDWEKPNLNPRYSFSSFVVGNSNKFAHAAAVAVAESPAKSYNPLFIYGGVGLGKTHLMHAIGHQVLKKNQSARIVYSSSEKFTNELINSIRDDKTEDFRQKYRNVDVLLIDDIQFLAGKERTQEEFFHTFNTLHDALKQIVLTSDRPPKEIPTLEDRLRSRFEWGLLADIQPPDLETRIAILRKKAETEHIDIPDEVILFIADRIPSNIRELEGALVRIKAYCTLNQISPNPEIAEEILKDILPKTVAKKISVSTIQRVVSEHYSIKPGLMRAKKRTREVAFPRQIAMYITRSLTSYSLPAIGEEFGGRDHTTVLHAYEKIKTDMENNPQLSQEISGIIEKIQREGS